In the genome of Pseudorasbora parva isolate DD20220531a chromosome 10, ASM2467924v1, whole genome shotgun sequence, one region contains:
- the si:ch211-63b16.4 gene encoding kinesin-related protein 5 isoform X3: protein MQGCSVLAKHRGIISRAAEDIFTSPKISHCKIRVSFYHIFNEKIYDLLDPKGSEVIWVRDCEEVVHLDGLTEVEVSSAQDLLQVHRRGSALRHTGISKGDFPSRSHVVFNIVVINTMAQSPEGVLTASKLTLVDLASSGKCRSSVVPDVKRTFNSTNENPHETKMLKRSLAIFGNVIFALSSSGSQHIPYRESKLTRALRDCLGGNCRTCLMVTVSSQSSSIAETLSSLQFASRAMAVPSRPIYTSQLHYTPEQPCAYLNGKKDINHLNRQQILPPVGSDRRSQTCLLPILLSSVSSSESKLSSSHCGDGLEVRTFLPQLEKPGQTEPPGRYCRGSRHGDEKNRAEGRITHSLSRSLSGAILHDAGGRERTGMGLEFSSAQQHGSVERLSTSSLEPFSAPSAAVECPNCSRERNIRGDYDKIILQAKRDKDSLSQKVAELENELKMRATQEREDGLSWEKKRGNEKSISSASEGPGILQTAEVCLQTEAEHLRAELSACHERERMLTNTLHSERERLTQDAQDLLKQLNSTRERNRQLVSALNNQQESLLAELQTSREELVKFRESVSITLSQLKTEKTELISHLEDTKSSYEKVCLENAGLRQKLKSFLREINSAPFTGSSSPDTSTSHKHTITTNTEMIVVSHHVSQQYPAGVTKGIECCFSQCEGLEHPEEGFTEKSETTNNSNCELPLYKPQHIYKQLRREHSLLLDMMLVLYRREWFLQDAIPYVRRTLRKCGLKPEDID, encoded by the exons GATCCGAAGGGGAGTGAGGTGATCTGGGTGCGTGACTGTGAGGAGGTGGTGCATCTCGATGGGTTGACGGAGGTGGAGGTGAGCTCCGCCCAGGATCTGCTACAGGTGCATCGTCGTGGCTCCGCCCTCAGGCATACAG GGATCTCAAAGGGAGATTTTCCAAGCCGATCCCACGTGGTATTTAACATTGTGGTCATTAACACAATGGCCCAGTCCCCTG AGGGAGTTTTGACAGCCAGCAAACTCACTCTG GTGGATCTGGCAAGCTCAGGAAAA TGTCGTAGTTCTGTGGTTCCTGACGTGAAGAGAACTTTCAATTCCACAAATGAAAATCCTCACGAGACCAAGATGCTGAAACGCTCCCTCGCCATATTCGGAAAT GTGATTTTTGCCCTTAGCTCTTCGGGGTCACAGCACATCCCATACAGAGAATCCAAACTAACCCGAGCACTTAGGGACTG TTTGGGAGGGAACTGCCGGACGTGTTTAATGGTCACAGTGTCATCTCAATCGTCTTCAATAGCCGAAACTCTCAGCTCTCTTCAGTTTGCCTCCAGAGCTATGGCTGTTCCTTCTCGACCCATATACACATCTCAGTTACATTACACACCTGAACAG CCGTGTGCATATCTGAACGGTAAGAAGGACATTAATCATCTGAACAGACAGCAGATTTTACCTCCGGTTGGATCTGACAGAAGA TCGCAGACATGCTTGCTTCCTATTCTCTTGAGTTCAGTCAGTTCCTCTGAATCTAAACTCAGCTCAAGTCACTGTGGAGATGGGCTGGAGGTCAGAACTTTTCTCCCCCAGTTGGAGAAACCAGGCCAAACTGAACCACCTGGACGTTACTGCCGTGGATCTCGACATGGAGATGAGaaaaacagagctgaag GTAGGATTACCCACTCCCTGTCCCGTTCCCTCTCTGGGGCAATACTCCATGATGCTGGAGGGAGAGAAAGAACTGGAATGGGATTGGAGTTTTCATCTGCACAGCAGCACGGTTCTGTAGAGCGGCTTTCCACGTCCTCTCTTGAACCTTTTTCGGCTCCTTCAGCAGCTGTGGAGTGTCCTAACTGTTCCCGGGAACGAAATATCCGAGGGGATTATGACAAGATCATTCTTCAGGCTAAGAGAGACAAAGATTCTTTGAGTCAAAAAGTAGCAGAACTGGAGAACGAGTTGAAGATGAGAGCAACACAGGAGAGAGAAGATGGGTTGAGTTGGGAAAAgaaaagaggaaatgaaaaatcTATCAGCAGTGCATCTGAAGGTCCAGGAATATTACAGACTGCAGAG GTGTGTTTACAAACAGAAGCAGAGCATCTGAGGGCAGAATTGAGCGCATGTCATGAGAGGGAGAGGATGCTGACAAACACGCTGcactctgagagagagagactgaccCAAGATGCCCAGGATCTGCTCAAACAGCTTAACAGCACCAGAGAGAGAAACCGCCAGCTTGTGTCAGCCCTTAACAACCAGCAG GAGAGCTTGTTGGCAGAACTACAGACCAGCAGAGAGGAGCTTGTAAAATTTCGAGAGAGTGTGTCTATTACCCTCAGCCAGCTCAAGACTGAAAAG ACTGAACTGATATCACACTTAGAGGACACAAAAAGTTCCTATGAAAAG GTGTGCTTGGAAAATGCTGGTTTGAGACAGAAactaaagtcatttttaagGGAGATCAACTCAGCCCCCTTTACGGGATCCAGTAGTCCAGACACAAGCACTTCACACAAGCACACAATCACAACGAATACCGAGATGATTGTCGTATCACACCACGTGTCTCAGCAATATCCTGCAGGTGTCACAAAAG GAATCGAATGCTGTTTCAGTCAGTGTGAAGGGTTAGAACATCCTGAGGAGGGGTTTActgagaaatctgaaaccacaAACAACAGCAACTGTGAATTGCCTCTGTATAAACCCCAGCATATCTACAAGCAGCT GAGGAGGGAGCATAGTCTGTTACTTGACATGATGCTGGTTCTGTACAGGAGAGAGTGGTTTCTGCAGGATGCCATACCATACGTCAGACGTACGCTCAGGAAGTGTGGACTGAAGCCTGAGGATATAGACTAA